Genomic segment of Dromiciops gliroides isolate mDroGli1 chromosome 3, mDroGli1.pri, whole genome shotgun sequence:
agcagtgtgtaaggaccgcctttCTCTGGACCTATAAAATGATTCCACATTCAGTTTGCTGAGCAGTTCATGGTTCAAGCAGAcctgtggcagaggacttgaggaagaaccagaccaggctggaactcgaggctagataggccttttcttcaCTCCACCTGATCTCTTtttgcttaatgcccaaagactggagctaaagcttctaattttagtcgaccacacattagattttttcgACATCACAGCTGGCGACCACAAAGGGATACTGAatccctcaatcttctgatcttctctgcaaaacaagttgggtaagaaattttatgtttataatgttctcctattttcattgattttatgtgcctgtccctttaaattttcagttgGATTTCTTCTACTTGCTAAGTATCTCCTAAGTACCTGTTTTTCTCTAATtttagtctggttaatcagaCAAAGGTGGAATAAGATCAAGgttatgcttcatttttgtggattttcaaTTTTGgtttatctttacctgcttttgcctttaattaataactttataaagcattggtattatgaaagagaaaataagggggttgaagaaaaagagaaactttataatcatcatatttcaagaatctgcttttACTGCCACAGAGGGGGATATATTTTGGAGAAATGCAGAAGTGGaaagcaagatattaatatgagatctggagattttagataccaaaatcaaaaatgctctaaattcattcataaatgtcagttcaaatgttattgcttcattaaggaaatgaTGTTAACAAAGCACAGAGggaatgtaagaaaataatgggatttggcagatgatcaaaggcccacctggagattaatctaaactgattgaattaagtgagagtgattgacttctcTGATTAGCCcccttaaagttaattagattgtaaccacacctggctggcccttaagaaggtattgttctcaaaagctaAGGACTTTTAACTCAgcaggagaccaccttcaagtccagtgaaccaatggatttggaggatcataaccaatcaacttgaagcagtgtaaggaccacctttgctctggacctataaaatgcttccacattcagtttgctCAGCAGTTCCTGTCTGAAGAAGGCTCATGTTGGAcgatttgaggaagaaccagagtaggctggaactctaggctagattggccttttcttaagtttctgaactccacgttttctttttactaatacctagtatgctttaagaaatgcttaatgcccaaagactggtgctgaagcttctaatttaaggcaaccacatcagttagattttaaacatcacagtatctTGAGAGCAGggtttatcttttgcctttctttctaacctcagtacttagcacagtgcctacaatattatagttctttttttgtttgtttgttttggggggggttcttaatgttaaaaaattcttgttgactaaCAATAATTTTATGTTccagagattcaaagacaaaaataaaacagccatTCCTGAACGCTGAAACTCCTGATTTTGATCTTCAAGCAATCTTCTGGCAAGATGAACCACGAACACCATCATGGAATGAGTCATATGGATGAAAATAGCAATATGCCCCCCCACCATCATTCATCTAATATAGCCTCTCACACTCATGGTGAGGGAGGAGGACACATGATGATGCCCATGACcttctattttggatatgagaATGTGGAAGTGCTGTTTTCTGGATTAGTGATCAATACACCTGGGGAAATGGCTGGGGCATTTGTGGCTATCTTTTTGTTAGCCATGTTCTATGAAGGCCTCAAAAAAGCCCGGGAGATCTTGCTGCATAAGTCCCAGGTCAGCATTCATTACAGCTCCATGCCAGTCCCAGGACCAAATGGAACCATCCTTATGG
This window contains:
- the LOC122747116 gene encoding high affinity copper uptake protein 1-like, yielding MNHEHHHGMSHMDENSNMPPHHHSSNIASHTHGEGGGHMMMPMTFYFGYENVEVLFSGLVINTPGEMAGAFVAIFLLAMFYEGLKKAREILLHKSQVSIHYSSMPVPGPNGTILMETYNKTVKQKMLSFPHLLQTVLFVIQVVLSYFLMLIFMTYNAYLCIAVVAGAGTGYFLFSWKKAVVVDTTEHCLNSRL